In the genome of Pempheris klunzingeri isolate RE-2024b chromosome 11, fPemKlu1.hap1, whole genome shotgun sequence, one region contains:
- the LOC139210054 gene encoding dystroglycan 1-like — MWPLKLFTDICWAAQRPIAMHYKRRDMSCGEARRSRLLSCRTIPLVIALLVTMAQGTVPDQQETLVERISVELEASMQSSVLSELQAAASSVGEGPPTAIPDSSAKNGGVHTGIPDSSAIVGQVFQLKVPPGPANATCNVHLTEMGKETLPSWLYWDKESCILRGLALEQDKGVYHILVSGEETIEKTGSQVFPSTVFSIEVYPEERADSEPALFTLQSDISGILPFTCGSEEPVTVLTVILDADLTKMVAEQRVNLLAIMRKFSHVPLEHMRVVPVVNNRLFDMSAFMAGPGNAKKVVENGALLSWKLGCALDQGNIPDISSVQSSAKDGTMSARLGYPVVGWHIVNKKPSHGVKRVRRQLYNTPTPVPSLLPPTTHPEPPVRVIPTPTSPSIAAATDNSAPPVRGPLPLPVKPTMRVRDQIAHTPVFGPPQPTRVLGTTSTIPIQPTMTRPTFVEATALPTPPSTTKRPKPSATKKPKKTKTSTPSPREPKSTTAKPPRRTTTLSLAPDSNQTPEIRNPIDQVNAWVGTYFEVKIPPDTFFDREDGTTDKLRLTLKKTPKEAVSETSWIQFNSTIQLLYGLPEEKHEGKHEYFMLATDKGGRSIMDAFEVQVNRWSSNDKPSVVFAARFHGDPKTLSNDVHKKILLTKKLAYALGDRNSSTVTLRSITSGSIVVEWTNNSLKQSPCPKDQITVLSSRISEPQGTPKLAFIKAMEPDFKPINISIRGTNKCQSYTFVPPGEVPMPTLPTATPSPGTGRRSTDDVYLHTVIPAVVVAALLLIAGIIAMVCYRKKRKGKMTIEEQATFIKKGVPIIFADELDDSKSPPSSSIPLILQEEKPPLPPPEYPNMAGPHSTLLNQDLLEEYSVYQDDDPNAPPYQPPPPFTVPIEGKGSRPKNMTAYRSPPPYVPP, encoded by the exons ATGTGGCCTCTTAAGTTGTTCACAGACATCTGCTGGGCAGCCCAAAGGCCTATTGCTATGCACTATAAACGGAGAGACATGAGCTGCGGGGAAGCCAGGAGGAGCAGGCTTCTTTCGTGCAGGACTATCCCCCTGGTAATAGCGCTTCTGGTGACCATGGCCCAGGGCACTGTGCCTGACCAGCAAGAGACACTGGTGGAGAGGATATCTGTGGAACTAGAGGCTTCTATGCAGTCCTCTGTGCTCTCTGAGCTCCAGGCTGCAGCATCTTCGGTCGGTGAAGGGCCGCCTACAGCTATCCCAGATTCCTCTGCAAAGAATGGGGGAGTGCACACGGGCATCCCTGACTCCTCGGCAATCGTGGGCCAGGTGTTCCAGTTGAAGGTCCCACCAGGACCTGCCAATGCAACCTGTAATGTCCAT CTCACAGAGATGGGAAAGGAGACTTTACCCTCCTGGTTATATTGGGACAAAGAAAGCTGCATTCTTAGAGGCTTGGCTCTGGAGCAGGATAAAGGTGTGTATCATATCTTGGTATCAGGAGAGGAGACGATTGAGAAGACTGGCAGCCAAGTGTTCCCTAGTACGGTCTTCTCTATTGAAGTATACCCAGAAGAACGGGcagacagtgagccagcacTGTTCACTCTACAGTCTGATATCAGTGGCATCCTGCCTTTCACCTGTGGCTCTGAGGAGCCTGTCACTGTCCTCACTGTCATCTTGGATGCTGACTTGACAAAGATGGTTGCTGAACAGAGGGTCAACTTACTGGCAATTATGAGAAAATTCTCACATGTACCCCTGGAGCACATGAGGGTGGTTCCTGTTGTCAACAACCGCTTATTTGACATGTCTGCTTTCATGGCCGGACCAGGGAATGCAAAGAAGGTGGTTGAGAATGGGGCCCTACTATCGTGGAAACTTGGATGTGCCCTCGACCAGGGCAATATCCCTGACATTAGCAGTGTCCAATCCTCGGCAAAGGATGGGAccatgtcagccaggctgggATACCCAGTGGTTGGCTGGCACATCGTCAACAAGAAGCCAAGCCATGGAGTGAAACGAGTCAGACGGCAGTTGTACAATACTCCTACTCCTGTGCCCTCCTTGCTTCCTCCAACTACTCACCCAGAGCCTCCAGTACGTGTTATTCCCACCCCAACTTCGCCCTCTATTGCCGCAGCAACAGACAACTCTGCTCCCCCTGTACGAGGTCCTTTGCCTCTTCCAGTGAAGCCCACTATGAGGGTCAGAGATCAGATAGCCCACACACCTGTCTTTGGACCTCCCCAACCCACAAGAGTACTGGGGACTACAAGCACCATCCCTATTCAGCCCACCATGACCCGACCTACATTTGTCGAGGCCACTGCTTTGCCAACACCACCAAGCACCACCAAAAGACCCAAACCCTCTGCCACAAAGAAACCCAAGAAAACCAAAACTTCCACACCATCACCCCGGGAACCCAAGTCCACCACTGCTAAGCCGCCCAGACGCACCACTACTCTTTCTTTGGCTCCAGACTCCAATCAAACCCCAGAGATCCGCAACCCCATTGATCAGGTGAATGCATGGGTAGGCACATATTTCGAGGTCAAGATTCCTCCTGATACATTCTTTGACAGGGAGGATGGTACTACTGATAAGCTGCGTTTGACTCTGAAGAAGACCCCCAAGGAAGCAGTGAGTGAAACATCTTGGATCCAATTCAACAGCACTATCCAGCTTTTGTACGGCCTTCCAGAGGAGAAGCACGAAGGGAAACATGAGTACTTCATGTTGGCCACTGATAAGGGTGGCAGAAGCATCATGGATGCATTTGAGGTTCAAGTCAACCGTTGGTCTTCTAATGACAAACCATCAGTTGTCTTTGCTGCTCGTTTCCATGGTGACCCCAAAACCTTAAGCAATGATGTCCACAAGAAGATTCTTTTGACCAAAAAGTTGGCGTATGCTCTCGGCGATCGCAACAGCAGCACGGTAACCCTGAGAAGCATCACTAGTGGTTCCATAGTGGTGGAATGGACCAACAACAGTCTCAAGCAGAGTCCTTGTCCAAAGGACCAGATCACTGTTCTCAGCAGCAGAATCTCTGAACCCCAAGGGACGCCCAAACTAGCCTTCATCAAAGCCATGGAGCCTGACTTCAAACCCATTAACATCTCCATTCGTGGCACCAATAAATGTCAGAGCTACACGTTCGTCCCACCAGGAGAGGTGCCAATGCCTACTCTTCCTACAGCCACACCCTCACCTGGGACAGGTCGTAGGAGCACTGATGATGTTTACCTACACACTGTCATTCCCGCTGTAGTGGTTGCAGCACTGCTGCTTATAGCCGGGATTATTGCTATGGTCTGCTACCGCAAGAAGCGCAAAGGGAAGATGACCATAGAGGAGCAGGCCACTTTCATCAAGAAAGGAGTCCCCATAATATTTGCAGATGAGTTGGATGATTCCAAGTCGCCTCCGTCCTCCAGTATCCCTCTTATCCTTCAGGAGGAGAAGCCCCCACTTCCCCCTCCGGAGTACCCCAACATGGCTGGCCCCCACAGTACCCTGCTCAACCAGGATCTGCTAGAGGAGTATTCTGTTTATCAAGATGATGATCCTAATGCCCCTCCTTACCAGCCGCCACCGCCATTTACTGTCCCCATCGAGGGCAAAGGGTCTCGTCCCAAGAACATGACCGCGTACAGGTCACCACCTCCCTATGTGCCTCCCTAA